In Cydia amplana chromosome 13, ilCydAmpl1.1, whole genome shotgun sequence, the genomic stretch atctgttgctgCACCTacgtaaaaagaaaaaaaataaccaaaaactaggtatttttaatatttagaacgtgttcttggaaagttgttaaatacgaagatcctcttttgagcatttgttgatttaaacatttatttgtttagCTCTAACTGCgttcattaattctgttcaacttattaacttaataaatatattagcaAACGTTGTTTTATTGGcttggcgatcagttttcataatacctTATTGTGATTCAAAATGTTTGCATGTCATGCtgaatattcggcgcttcggcTAAGAGAgataagatagatagataaaaactttattgGAAAACCATATCGTGACAAAAAAAATGAACTTATGAtaagaataaaactaaaatttatgTCAAAGTACTATACTAAACTAATTACTAACTACATACTAGGTTTGTTTTTTGTCACGACTGTGTACTTGTGTAGTCGCGAAAAGGCGCCGACTCAGCATGTGCTGCAGCATTGCTGCCACAGCGCTGGTATTCTGCCGGGACCTAGCAGTGCGCGCGCAGACTCACGGTATCATCAACCACCAGAgacaaaaattactaaaaagttATAGAGAAGCGTTATACAAAGAAAAATGGAGAAAACATTTGTGAATTAATTTAGATAACATACAATTTAATCAAGTTTGCGTACAAATTAaatctaattttaaaacaaacaaacgGACTTGGGGGCTTTAGGTATTTTCCTGCTTTTGGATTGTTAATAAATACTGTTTGAGCTTACGCTTAAAAGTGTACTTCGACGTTGTAATACGAATTGGTGGGGGAATATTGTTCCAACACTTTGAGGCTAAATACCTAAAGCTTCCTCGAAAAGCAGCTGTCTTGTGTTTGTATGGAACCAGGACACTTGCTCTAGTTGACCGATATTTAATTGCCATGGACGACCAATTTAATTTATCAGATAGATAATTTGGGCTACCAGtcttaataattttaaacaGTAAACCAGCAAACAAGTATTCTCTGCGATTAGACATATTTAACATGTTACCTTTATTTAAATAGGGAGTAATATGAGAACGTGGAGGTACAGGGAAACAAAATCTCACACAGGAAGAGAAGAGAGGGGcctaatattcggtattcggccaaaatcactattcggggcatctctagtaattAAGCTTTTTTATCTCGCGCCTCAGTTAGGTCACTCGGCAAGCTTCGGGGCCTAAACGATTCGACTAAAAATCTCTATTATATCACgttgtacaaaatacaattttattacttataccTACTATAGTCTAAtactatatacttacctactagtcaTTCATTTTGGGGTAATTTAtttgatatagctggtcaaccaaatcttgtcagtaaaaaaaggcgcgaaattcaaattttctatgatacgatataccttcgcgcctacatttttcaaatttgccgcctttttctactgtcaagatctggttgaccaagtatatttcatACTTTGCTACCACCAATGGTCAGGGTACCGCCAATAAAGATCACTactctaagggccacttgcaccatcccactaacccgaggttaagcggttaaaccgttaacccagtgtcaaattgtactgatagccatggtaactccagggtttaatcggttaaccccgggttagtaaatggtgcaagtggccctaagtaatGTTATTTGAAATTTTTATTCAATATATAGATTGTTGGTTTCAGCTGGCGCGCCGGGCCGCCCTACTCGCGCGCGCCGCGGCCCTGGCTTCCccctcccccccctccccccccgcCGCGGCCCAAGTCCCACTCCTACCCACCCTTCCCCCCCGCGCTACTCCGACCCACCCCGGGGGACGACTACTCCAGCCTCGACGCCCTGTGTCTGCAGATGACTGAGCAGGCCATCAACTGAAATACTAGGGATTTGACGTTGGTATGAatcacaatagtacattattgtcgaggttcggaagtggCCACTTGCTGGCTggggattcgttttaaacggacgaccttgggagtccgtttaattgaatccgaagccagcaagtagctttACAGCCGAGTCAtatgtagcagggatgttgcggatgccgattttttgacatccgcggatgcggatgcggatgcggatatataatgcctcacatccgcggatgcggatgcggatgcggatgtcaagattaggtacttagaaaacgtcaaatattacatttttagtattttttttattaaaaaaaacgaaacgtttagtatttgagcaagaatataggtgcgttatatttaataaacagtaacttggccaaCTTttttggatctagacgatttcgttataggtaatgacgaaattacctagcacttacgccgccgctaagacgttcctgtaccgacttgttcgacatccgcattcgcataagctccgcatcgattttatgcggatgcggatgcagatgcggatgttgaaaataatgcggaagttccgcggttgcggatgcggatgttcgcaacatccctagtTGGTATGAatcacaatagtacattattgtcgaggttcggaagtagctacttgctggctgaggattcgttttaaacggacgaccttgggagtccgtttaattgaatccgaagccagcaagtagctttccagccgagtcatatatagtgcttttctcaaaaatggtgcaagaaatagaaattatttaccggagcaacggtctaattatcacagaaaaaagtaaaaccattgaaaatatttgctttgccgcctttaaaaaaaaagaagtgtatttttctgctgaaaatacgccaacctatttgagacacctaaatagtcgcggtaccaacattataataataagtgctgatcatctgtttggctgtttaattggacctatgccttcatttgatatggccatttcaacattaaaaaagtttggaactcgttaaataatggaatttgtatgcaacattgcagtcccaaaatcgagactgcaatgtttttaactttttaatttttttgactgaccataaactacgcacttcgcgaccaattttttaaccggcaacgtcgactttgccgtccatttttgagaaaaataatttcTACTGAAAAGTAGGTCCCGGTCCCCGCCTCTGCCCCGAATGCCGCTTTAGACTAAACGAGCCATCATTTTTACGTTGGTATGAAATACTATTAATTGCGAACGTCCTAGTTAATTTCTACTGAAAAGTGGAAAGGGTTCGCGACCTCTGCCCTGGCGACATAAATCCGACTCCTGACAAGTTTCACCCCGTTTCTTATTCATTCTGTAACTTATTCGAtacaaaatatacacaaatgtAAATCAAAATGATGCCAAACGTACCAATGTTCAATATTTATCCAGATAAGGCGGGAACtgtttttattgtattaaaattatGGAAGTAAAACACAAAACTCGGTTGCTAGAACGACTTCATTATGAAATTGCCTAAGCTTTATGGGCAGATATTATTGACGTTATATTAAATCATCGGTCGAGACGTGTATAAATTATTATACttgcattattattaattatttttattcattgtCATTAGGACATAAATCGAATTATACGCAATATGATATCTTAGACTAAAATTATTTGCTTTGTAGCAATTTgaatgtatatttattatcaattttatGGCACAATTCGTATGCATGGACATATAGATTTCTTAGCGgaatcctttatttttattatttatttcgtttGACAGTTCGCGACATGTCGCAAGAACTTATTATTAAGTAGGTTAAACACGTTACACACAATCCGATTTTCGATCCAATTTTGTTTGTCGTGAGACAATCTTAACTAGGTACAACTAAGGTACGCGTCGTTTTCGACGCAACTTGTAAGAAAATATTAAATCAAAGCATATGCTATATATACAATATTGTCTCTTTCATCAAATCAGAACGAGATTGGATTGTGTAACtgcgaaataaatgtattttttgtaaataaatactagagAAATGATAGGGTATGCTTTAAATTATATATAGGCAATGACGAATAGATGCCTCGgagaaaatacaaattattcATAAGACATAGTACCTTACCGTATATTTATGACCATTTAGCCGCGAGGGACGTTATGCTGTAgcttttttattacaaatatttcgTTGAATGTAACAGTAAGCTTTCGATACATTAAATATGGAACTGTAAAGTTTAAAGTGGGAATACATAATTATGCTACACAATATTATACATTAGTTAGTCGAATTTGCTATTGCATAACTCCACTCAGTTGACAGTAAAAACTCTTTAAAAATGCTCGTTAGTGTAAATTTactgaaaactagttttaaagcAGTACAAACAAGCGCAATAAATGGGTCAATATGATGATAAATTTATATCAAAATGACCCGTATTTATTGCCTGTGAGCGTATTTTTGCTGTCAATATTTCTTTAACTTCACTGTTGATATACGTAATAATTCTTAGAAATATCGCTTCCAATAGTATCCTAATAAAATTCGACGACATCGAGCTGTattctaagggtctaccgcgaaaaacaatttcgttatctgtctcTATCGCTCTTACGTATTCGAGCGTTAGAGAGGCAGTTAAAGATATTCCGATTTTAGTTTTTTGCGGTAGAGCCTCTTTTCTCTGGTGCTAGTTTGATTTAGCTTTGTGGCAATGTTTGATATGAGAACTTtatgttagtttttttttcgattgAATGTTTGTCATATTCTGAATTAAACTTTTCCCAATACGGGAGATGTTTTTTAAAATGGCATTAACTACTCATTAAACTGAAACTTGAATTGAGCGTTTTCATAGCAAATTGTAGTTGTAGGTAACTATTTTAGGCGAAACGGCCTAAATTGTACGTACGCGTGGAAGGGACATCGAATCCGATTTGTCCTTTGTATGAACAGGACAAAAATGTGTGTATGTTGGCTCCCATGGCAACAGTCGAGAGACTTTTCTGCGCGACACTCAAAAATCGGGATCCAATTTATCGTGTAGTGTAATAGCGCTTTAAGTATCGTATAAATAAGCATCCGTCCCTTTGAGAGCTCGAAAGTACGGATGTATGGGGTTTGGCATTTTTTCTAAGAAAATTTTTTTATGCGTGTTTTATACAACATTCTAGAGCACAGAGCAGAGTGAGATTgtaatacctaagtatattacTTTCTCGCTCTATCGTATAGCGTTTAGGTTTCGAAGGGTAAAACGCGCGTAGAAATTATATCGATTAGAAAATATTCTAACTTTAAGAGGTAGCGTGGATTGCCGGAGATGTGAATGTTTGCGTCGACAAATTAAACTTCTAATAATCTGCTTTTTATTCGATTTGGGGTCTACAGGATGTAAGAATTTGTCGTTTTATCTCTTGCGGTCAAAAATTATCTCTATACCGATTGGAACGATCAATTGTCAGTTAAATCAGTTCGTCTGTAGAGCCCATTATCCAGCGCGCTTCTATTAGTCGATTTTTATGGCTTAATTAATATCGTTGGAATCCACCTTTGCTTCGTTTTGTAACTTGTCAGTTTGTGTAGAAAGTCCTATCCAGAATTATAAACGATAAAAACGAACACAATAAGCCCACAGAATGGACAAACCTGCCGTTTTAAGCAAAAGATAATTTACTGTCGGTTGTCATAATTACCTAATGCCTTACTTTTATGTGATGCGATTATTCAAAATTGCACTTATTGACAACCGAAAATTATGAATtagttattatgttttatgaTAAATTTTGTTAGAAAACGTCattgataatttaatttgtcGACTGATGTCGTGTTGTCGCTTGTGTCGTGTCGATTGTTGACTTTGTTAAATGTTATATCGCGTAAGCCGTACATCATtacgcggttatcacactgatgaCTCCcacgccgctccggtgtgcgagCGAGACAGCGTATATATCGATATTATCTTTGTCCCGCTCACACACCAGACCGGCGAACAACGGATCGAATGTGAAGACCGTGTTAATGTAGTTAGACCTAATCGTTGACTGAatgcataatttatgtaatttcaaaagaatttttttacacatttttattaatttatcagcaatatttattttgactgGATCAAAAGTTTGATGGAACGTGTGCAATTTTGCGTATTTTAAGATTAATtgtaaatatgttatttgcgtAAATAAGTTATTGTTTTGTACAAATGAAATACCGTTGACCAGATTTAGGTTAAGCCGATTGCAGTCTGTCTTAGGCCAccaaaatatagttttttaataGACAAAGATTCTACTTATATATATGTAGTAGTGAATATATTCCAAGGCTGTACCTTATTGCTTCTTTACTTGATTTCGGAGTTTATTGTTTAGCGGACTGTGATATGTGGTTTGTTTGACGATCATGTTTATCGGCACTAAGTGAATATAGCATAATGTGACAGTTGCTTGatcttttatttaatactaCCCTTCGCCCGTGCCGTGAGTTCCATATCCTGTTCCCAGATTTCAAACTCGTACTGAAATAAAAGCACAATTTGCAAAATTTCATCAagatccgttcagccgtttttgcATAAACTTTCTTAGAAACAGACTTTTCGTCATTCATTggaatcatttattttctacaCTTGTATCACAAACTTACCACCAAAATTAaattggtacctatttaaaaaaaacagcaatTTAATTGTACTTGTCAAggaaataaagataaaatgcaaggtactaaaattttattgatttaaaatctaaaattattggaATTTATAACAGACTAGcattcataattataattacactatgtataaattgaataaatagaaaataaattaggtacaaTGGCATTTTATGTCAGTCTTTCTTTATGGGTTCCTATCTTATGTCTGGCAAGATCATTCTTTCTGTAGAAACCTCTGGAACAGCGGTCACAGGGGAATGGGATCCGAGTATCATGGAGTTTAGCATTGTGGAACGCAAGCATAGGTCGGGACGGGAACGTCATCCCACACCCTTCTACGGGACACTTGTATTTATCTGTGTTCTTGTGTCTAAAGCTCATGTGGTGAGTTAAAGCCTTCAGTTCATAAAAGCTACTGGTACATAGCTCGCATTTCAGAGGACGCTCCCCTGTGTGTCTCCATGTGTGTGTGTCTATGTTTGGCACATTTTTACAACAGATAGTGCAGAAACCGGACTTTTCAGAATGCTGTGTCTTTATATGTAGCTTAAGATTGCCTTTTACATTAAAAGTGCGGCCGCAGTAATTGCAGACAAAGCGGTTTGGCTCCGAATGTAAACGCAAATGTTTCTTGAGATTGTTCTTATACTTAAACGGGGAATTACAAAGTGAACAGCTATACAGTTTCTCATTAGAATGAGACATAAAATGGCGTTTCAGTTTTTCTTTCGTACCAAACATTTTGCCGCATGATTCACAGCCATGGGACTTCTCCGAAGAATGTGTTTTCATGTGACGCAACATGGCACTGCTTTGTGTGAATTTTGAAGGGCATATTGTACAAGCATATGGTGTTTCTCCAGTATGAGTCCTCATATGTACAGCCACGTCAGTTTTCGTATAAAACGCTTTACCACAATTTTCACACATGAATTTTCGCTCCCTCATTTTTCCAAAATGGTTTCGTTCTATATGCCTTTTTAAGCCGCCTCTGTCAGAATACTTTTTGTCACAGGAGGGGCATTGGTAGGGCCTTTCCCCAGAGTGTACTCTGGTGTGTATGAGCAACGCTGACTGACTCGCACAGACCCGACCACATACCTTACATGTGCAAGAGCTTTTTCCTTTGAGTCGTGTTCTCTTCTTATACGCTGATTTCTTTTCTTTCTTAACTTCATCATAATCGAGATACGGATAATCCGTCTCATCTTCGTAAACCGCCAGCTCCTCATCTTCTTGTTTTACTTCGACTTTTGGCTTGCAATCGTCATTTTGATCGATTTCGGAAGTTTTGCTGCGTAATATCTGGTCTGTGGCTTCGCATTTTAGCACAAACTTATACGAGGCGGACAGCTCCACCTCGCAGGAGCCGCAAATACGCTTGGGCAGCCCGTCGTCTTCAGAAACTTTTATGTTCGCgcaacaatataatattttagcgcAAATGGACACGCCGGTGTCATCAGTAAATATATACGAAGTTCCTTCATTTGTGCAACAGAGTCGACAAATCTTTTGATCCATTTTCTATCAGCATTGAGGTTGAGATGGTAATCGTTTTAATTTCCATTAAATAAATCGATCCAGTAAAGATGGGCGAACTAAACAATATCGGTCATCGGCATCGGTCCCgcaatttgacattgacatttacGAAAGGTATTTCCACGGCTGAAACTAAAATAAGGATACGATTAAAAGCGCTCAGAATATCAATAGTTCTACATAATGTAACGAAACAAATTTTTCATATTCATGAAAAGTGAAGCACATGAAGGCTTAAAATAACTAAGATAATATAAAATGAAAGCTAAAACTTTTCACATAAAGTGACATTTTTCAgattaaattatacatattccTTCGTTTTATTGCGTAGCTTAAATAATCCTGACTTTCTATTTTCACTCCCATAAGATTCTTTCCACGCAGGTTACAAAAGTGCATtcctttaattgaaaagcaTCTTGAATGTATAAAGACATTTTAGATGTAAATACAATCCatgacattaattttcttattttgttattaaatagaGAATTAAagttaaaatgtgttttatagCATTTTTAGTATCATAACCGCTCCAATTTACACAAACTTTTATACTGTATTTCTTTAGTTTGATTGACATTTGATTTGGGtagaacaaaaaataaaataaagcttgtttgtgtttttttagtccGATTTTGTGCCATAAAATTTAATCACTATGAAAACATTAATAGTGGAATCTTATTAGACCCCCAATTCCTGTAAGAAGATATAATGGATTCGAAAATTTGTCGAGTTTGTCTCAGCAGACCGGGCGATACATCGCTGTTCGAAAAACACGATGGCTTGCCGTACAGCGACAAAATAATGGGGTTTGTAAAAGTTACTATCACGGAGAACGACGGATTGCCCAGCTCGATATGCCTCGGCTGCATTGCCGAGCTCTCTATGTCATACGAATTCGTGCAAAAGTGTGAAGCGTCAGACCTGGCTttgaaaaacttaaaactagacAGTCAAAGAGAATCGGCGTTAGACATTAAGAAAGAAGACATAAAAGACGATCCAGATGAACCATACCTTAACTTTAGCTTCCTAGATGATGACTATGATGTAAACTGGGAAGAGCCAGAAAagaaaatcaaagaaaagaaaggtaaatatgttaagaaaaggaAGAAAGGAAAAATGGAGCCTATACAGTGTGTCACCTGCGGGCAGATGACCACCAGTCCCTCAGCCATGGAGATCCACATGAGAACACATACTGGTGAAAAACCATATTCCTGCACTACATCCTCGTGTGATGCCAAATTTGCCACCAAAGGAGCTTTGAAACGACATTGCGAGACTTTTCACTGTGAACGGGAAAGAAAATACACTTGCGAGCATTGTGGCAGCAGCTTCTTCAGAAAAAACGAGATAATAACACACATTAGAGTCCACACTGATGAGCGTCCATACGCCTGTCCGTTTTGCTCCAGAAAGTTCCGCCAAATAGCTTCACTCATTCGTCACAAGCGGA encodes the following:
- the LOC134653311 gene encoding zinc finger protein 501-like, with the translated sequence MDQKICRLCCTNEGTSYIFTDDTGVSICAKILYCCANIKVSEDDGLPKRICGSCEVELSASYKFVLKCEATDQILRSKTSEIDQNDDCKPKVEVKQEDEELAVYEDETDYPYLDYDEVKKEKKSAYKKRTRLKGKSSCTCKVCGRVCASQSALLIHTRVHSGERPYQCPSCDKKYSDRGGLKRHIERNHFGKMRERKFMCENCGKAFYTKTDVAVHMRTHTGETPYACTICPSKFTQSSAMLRHMKTHSSEKSHGCESCGKMFGTKEKLKRHFMSHSNEKLYSCSLCNSPFKYKNNLKKHLRLHSEPNRFVCNYCGRTFNVKGNLKLHIKTQHSEKSGFCTICCKNVPNIDTHTWRHTGERPLKCELCTSSFYELKALTHHMSFRHKNTDKYKCPVEGCGMTFPSRPMLAFHNAKLHDTRIPFPCDRCSRGFYRKNDLARHKIGTHKERLT
- the LOC134653312 gene encoding zinc finger protein 32-like, whose translation is MDSKICRVCLSRPGDTSLFEKHDGLPYSDKIMGFVKVTITENDGLPSSICLGCIAELSMSYEFVQKCEASDLALKNLKLDSQRESALDIKKEDIKDDPDEPYLNFSFLDDDYDVNWEEPEKKIKEKKGKYVKKRKKGKMEPIQCVTCGQMTTSPSAMEIHMRTHTGEKPYSCTTSSCDAKFATKGALKRHCETFHCERERKYTCEHCGSSFFRKNEIITHIRVHTDERPYACPFCSRKFRQIASLIRHKRIHTGEKPFACSICDKKFADRTVARKHLQVHTDEKHYSCHLCHKSMKSNSALKVHMSLHVNKKQNVCNYCGMTFSMKGNLKTHIRRKHSEKSGQCNICSKTFSDLEVHMRKHTGEKPFICHVCQQKFATKRSLTHHLAFRHENAAKFKCSIGDCTKTFPTAPMLEFHLLKQHTNHTPYVCPHCSRGFFRMSDLSRHLRVSHMELQLKEDKTILSLSGP